One Nocardia iowensis DNA window includes the following coding sequences:
- a CDS encoding DUF5926 family protein, with product MGKSKRNSPKPGGNRAQRLAERKAALEQAAQSVSRPFEGLAAECDLVALREFVPSATAELKLAPGVAAERQVVLATVLPGAVAALVRAGDQPSGFVGAQMQFHGADPGADLAAAILWTQSAEPGDSLSSVESVAGGPRLADVIDAGAQLDLTVHQDFDWWVPEGVQPDPQVAATIEQAKQAIMPSARLALGPDSVGAAWWVDAGEKAHIRWVRPENEDDLMLALARLHAAGGLHLGEGSRFAGSFRTHGVLVPVFDLDPEQHAEEWTKPAKEFGVRLVEALATDAPLTADERRSRDGLRSRQVTLR from the coding sequence GTGGGTAAGAGCAAGCGCAATAGTCCTAAGCCCGGAGGGAACCGGGCACAGCGTCTCGCCGAGCGGAAGGCGGCGCTGGAGCAGGCGGCCCAGTCCGTTTCGCGTCCCTTCGAGGGGCTGGCCGCGGAGTGCGATCTGGTCGCGCTGCGCGAGTTCGTGCCGTCGGCCACCGCCGAGCTGAAGCTGGCACCCGGCGTCGCGGCCGAGCGCCAGGTCGTGCTCGCGACGGTGCTTCCTGGTGCGGTGGCCGCGCTGGTGCGGGCGGGCGATCAGCCGAGTGGCTTCGTCGGCGCGCAGATGCAGTTCCATGGCGCCGATCCGGGTGCCGACCTCGCCGCCGCCATCCTGTGGACGCAGTCCGCCGAACCGGGCGACTCGCTGTCGTCGGTGGAGAGCGTGGCGGGCGGCCCGCGGCTGGCCGACGTGATCGACGCGGGCGCGCAGCTGGATCTCACGGTGCACCAGGACTTCGACTGGTGGGTGCCCGAGGGCGTGCAGCCCGACCCGCAGGTCGCCGCGACCATCGAGCAGGCCAAGCAGGCGATCATGCCCTCGGCGCGGCTCGCGCTCGGCCCGGATTCGGTCGGCGCGGCGTGGTGGGTGGACGCCGGCGAGAAGGCACACATCCGTTGGGTCCGTCCGGAAAACGAGGACGACCTGATGCTGGCACTGGCCCGCCTGCACGCCGCCGGTGGTCTGCACCTCGGCGAGGGTTCCCGGTTCGCGGGCTCGTTCCGCACGCACGGTGTGCTGGTTCCGGTCTTCGACCTGGATCCGGAACAGCACGCCGAGGAATGGACCAAGCCCGCCAAGGAGTTCGGCGTCCGGCTGGTCGAGGCACTGGCTACGGACGCGCCGCTGACCGCCGACGAGCGTCGCTCGCGGGACGGCCTTCGGTCGCGTCAGGTGACCCTGCGCTGA
- a CDS encoding ferritin, translating to MSSHPESPRSKFHSLLHDQIRHEFNAEHQYIAIAVWFDNADLPQLAKRFYAQAVEERNHAMMIVQYFLDRDISVELSGIDAAKSKFENVREPIALALSQEKTVTDQIIQLASTAREEGDYLGEQFMQWFLKEQVEEVANMTTLLTIADRAGSNLFDLEEFIAREMSGPSDASGAPSTAGGSI from the coding sequence ATGTCCAGCCATCCGGAGTCCCCACGCAGCAAATTCCACAGCCTGCTCCACGATCAGATCAGGCATGAATTCAATGCCGAGCATCAATACATCGCCATCGCGGTGTGGTTCGACAATGCGGACCTGCCCCAGTTGGCCAAGCGTTTCTATGCGCAGGCGGTCGAAGAACGTAACCACGCGATGATGATCGTGCAGTACTTCCTCGACCGGGATATCAGTGTCGAGCTTTCCGGCATCGACGCGGCCAAATCCAAGTTCGAGAATGTGCGCGAGCCGATCGCGCTCGCCCTCTCCCAGGAGAAGACGGTCACCGACCAGATCATCCAGCTGGCGAGCACCGCCCGCGAAGAGGGCGACTACCTGGGCGAACAGTTCATGCAGTGGTTCCTGAAGGAGCAGGTCGAGGAGGTCGCCAACATGACCACCCTGCTCACCATCGCCGATCGCGCCGGTTCCAACCTGTTCGATCTGGAAGAGTTCATCGCCCGGGAAATGAGTGGTCCCAGCGATGCTTCCGGTGCCCCGTCGACAGCGGGCGGATCCATCTGA
- a CDS encoding ferritin yields the protein MPDTDAQPFPRLLRAQIRHGFTAAQQYLAAAVYFDSNRLPQLAKHCYDKSGEQRGHALRMVQYLLDRDLDVQIAGLDEIQSTFESPGAAIAFLLETEQNRSKQISGLARAARESNDYLGERFIQWFLKEQVEDVARMTTVLAVIERSAGNLFDVEDFLARELRAPRRIDNATPRMAGAAKN from the coding sequence ATGCCGGACACCGATGCTCAGCCGTTCCCCCGTCTGCTGCGCGCACAGATTCGTCACGGATTCACCGCCGCCCAGCAGTATCTGGCGGCCGCCGTGTACTTCGACTCGAATCGGTTGCCGCAGTTGGCGAAACACTGCTACGACAAGTCGGGCGAGCAGCGCGGACACGCCTTGCGGATGGTCCAGTATCTACTCGACCGCGACCTCGACGTGCAGATCGCCGGGCTGGACGAGATCCAGTCGACCTTCGAATCCCCCGGTGCCGCAATAGCTTTCCTGCTGGAGACCGAGCAGAACCGCAGTAAGCAGATCTCCGGGCTCGCGCGCGCGGCCCGCGAATCGAACGACTATCTCGGCGAGCGCTTCATCCAATGGTTCCTGAAGGAACAGGTCGAAGACGTCGCCAGGATGACCACCGTGCTGGCCGTGATCGAGCGCTCGGCGGGCAACCTGTTCGACGTCGAGGACTTCCTCGCGCGGGAACTTCGCGCCCCGCGGCGCATCGACAACGCGACCCCGAGAATGGCTGGGGCGGCGAAGAATTAA
- a CDS encoding LCP family protein: MNGDDPQYRARMRRVPPPGPPPVQRPGPHRAGPPGDPQSPYIEPTQVLRRRGPQPPLAYSQVPPENVAARRPPPLDKPRQTHAPTQQPVPYREGPPPQQRRPSRGAPPPPPPGPPRGERPARAPRPRRKRHYFRWFLVLLLVLVLAAVGAVIQLDRSLTRIPALADYAERVGDTPGTNWLLVGSDGRAGLTPEQEQELATGGEVGPERTDTIMLVHVPKSGKTTLVSLPRDSYVSIPGNGRDKLNAAFAIGGPQLLVQTVEIATGVHIDHYAQIGFSGFAGVVDALGGIDVCLPAPIDDPLAGINLPAGCQKLSGPEALGFVRTRATALADLDRVNNQRIFMAALVKKATSTATLVNPFKLWPLATGTVKSLKVDKGDHIWHLAQLGWALRGDTVATTVPIGGFDDTASGNVLVWDKNKASQFFDALASDRPIPEDLLTR; the protein is encoded by the coding sequence ATGAATGGCGACGACCCCCAGTACCGCGCGCGAATGCGCCGGGTGCCGCCGCCCGGCCCGCCGCCGGTGCAGCGTCCCGGGCCGCACCGGGCCGGTCCGCCCGGTGACCCGCAGTCGCCGTACATCGAGCCGACCCAGGTGCTGCGCCGCCGCGGTCCACAGCCACCGCTCGCGTACTCGCAGGTTCCGCCGGAAAACGTCGCCGCCCGCAGGCCGCCGCCACTCGACAAACCACGGCAGACCCATGCGCCGACGCAACAGCCGGTCCCCTACCGCGAAGGTCCGCCACCGCAGCAGCGGCGACCGTCGCGAGGTGCCCCACCTCCGCCGCCGCCCGGTCCCCCGCGCGGCGAACGTCCGGCCCGTGCCCCTCGGCCGCGCCGCAAGCGCCACTACTTCCGCTGGTTCCTGGTCTTGCTGCTGGTACTCGTGCTGGCCGCGGTCGGTGCGGTCATCCAACTCGATCGCTCGCTGACCCGCATCCCCGCTCTAGCCGATTACGCCGAACGCGTTGGCGATACGCCGGGCACCAACTGGCTGCTCGTCGGTTCGGACGGCCGCGCGGGACTGACTCCGGAGCAGGAACAGGAACTCGCCACCGGCGGCGAGGTCGGTCCGGAACGCACCGACACGATCATGCTGGTGCACGTCCCCAAATCGGGTAAGACCACGCTGGTCAGCCTGCCGCGCGACTCGTACGTCAGCATTCCCGGCAACGGCAGGGACAAGCTCAACGCCGCCTTCGCCATCGGCGGGCCGCAACTGCTGGTGCAGACCGTCGAGATCGCAACCGGCGTGCACATCGACCACTACGCGCAGATCGGCTTCAGCGGTTTCGCCGGTGTCGTCGACGCGCTCGGCGGCATCGATGTCTGCCTGCCTGCTCCCATCGACGATCCGCTGGCCGGGATCAACCTACCCGCGGGCTGCCAGAAGCTGAGCGGACCCGAGGCGCTCGGCTTCGTCCGCACCCGCGCGACCGCGCTCGCCGACCTGGACCGGGTGAACAATCAGCGCATCTTCATGGCCGCCCTGGTGAAGAAGGCGACCAGCACCGCGACTTTGGTGAACCCGTTCAAGCTGTGGCCGCTGGCCACCGGAACGGTGAAATCGCTGAAGGTCGACAAGGGCGACCACATCTGGCATCTCGCGCAGCTCGGCTGGGCGCTGCGCGGTGACACGGTGGCGACAACGGTGCCGATCGGCGGGTTCGACGATACCGCCAGCGGCAACGTGCTGGTGTGGGACAAGAACAAGGCGAGCCAGTTCTTCGACGCACTCGCTTCGGACCGACCGATTCCGGAGGACCTGCTGACGAGGTAG
- a CDS encoding CPBP family intramembrane glutamic endopeptidase, whose amino-acid sequence MRGESGAERGEAEVTERERFGIKLEIAVVLAVTFGLSGLNAALSLVESALAPGGVGGRTVALNPSRSTQSTIDLLFQLLSVARLVGWAALGLYLLWRSGIGPRLIGLAARLRWRADVLPGLILAAIIGLPGLGLYLVAHAMGVSVTIVPASLGDHWWRLPALILSACANAVAEEIIVVAYLITRLRKLGWSENSSLVASALLRGSYHLYQGLGGGLGNLVMGLIFGRYWQRTNKLWPLILAHATIDTVAYLGYTALRGHVSWLP is encoded by the coding sequence ATGCGTGGTGAGTCCGGGGCCGAGCGGGGCGAGGCCGAGGTGACGGAGCGGGAGCGGTTCGGGATCAAGCTCGAGATCGCGGTCGTGCTGGCGGTCACGTTCGGGTTGAGTGGGCTCAATGCGGCGCTGTCGTTGGTGGAGAGTGCGCTGGCGCCGGGTGGGGTCGGCGGGCGCACCGTCGCGCTGAATCCGTCTCGGTCGACGCAGTCCACCATCGATCTGCTGTTCCAGTTGCTGAGTGTGGCGCGGCTGGTCGGGTGGGCGGCGCTCGGTCTGTACCTGTTGTGGCGCAGTGGAATCGGGCCGCGGTTGATCGGCCTCGCGGCGCGACTCAGGTGGCGCGCGGATGTGCTGCCCGGACTGATTCTCGCGGCCATCATCGGGCTGCCCGGTCTCGGTCTGTACCTGGTCGCACACGCGATGGGGGTGAGCGTGACGATCGTGCCCGCGTCGCTCGGTGACCACTGGTGGCGATTGCCCGCGTTGATCCTGTCCGCCTGCGCGAACGCGGTGGCCGAGGAAATCATCGTGGTCGCGTACCTGATCACCCGGCTGCGCAAGCTCGGCTGGTCGGAGAACTCGTCGCTGGTCGCGTCGGCCCTGCTGCGCGGCAGCTACCACCTGTATCAGGGGCTCGGGGGCGGCCTCGGAAACCTGGTGATGGGCTTGATCTTCGGGCGCTACTGGCAGCGGACGAACAAACTGTGGCCACTGATTCTCGCCCACGCCACCATCGACACGGTCGCTTACCTCGGCTATACCGCCCTGCGCGGACACGTATCCTGGCTGCCGTAA
- a CDS encoding DUF2470 domain-containing protein has translation MPRPTPTVAPSTAERVRSACAHAEQAVLALPGIDPTPVSVHHVRQCGDAVIAVPTTSVAAIVTGNSPDAGAPAVLELTDHAPLPLREPVRALVWLRGWVRAVPAQAQRALAGEVAKENPDPALLDVGHTATLLRLVINSAVVADSTGAESVSIDELRSAQPDPFCTLESAWLQHMDADHADVVAQLARHLPPRLQHGIVHPLAIDRYGLTLRIEGRDGDHDFRLPFNAPADDIESLSRAVRLLAGCPFLNGLRRI, from the coding sequence ATGCCGCGTCCGACACCCACCGTCGCACCGTCCACCGCTGAGCGGGTGCGCAGTGCGTGCGCGCACGCGGAACAGGCGGTGCTCGCGCTGCCGGGCATCGATCCGACGCCCGTCTCGGTGCATCACGTGCGTCAGTGCGGTGACGCGGTGATCGCGGTGCCGACCACGTCGGTGGCTGCGATCGTGACGGGGAACTCCCCGGACGCGGGCGCACCGGCGGTCCTGGAGCTCACCGATCACGCGCCGCTGCCGTTGCGCGAGCCGGTCCGCGCGCTGGTGTGGCTGCGCGGCTGGGTGCGGGCGGTACCGGCACAGGCGCAGCGCGCGCTGGCCGGCGAGGTCGCCAAGGAAAACCCGGATCCCGCCCTGCTCGACGTGGGACACACGGCGACCCTGCTCCGGCTGGTGATCAACTCCGCGGTGGTCGCCGACTCGACCGGCGCCGAATCGGTGAGCATCGACGAACTGCGATCGGCCCAGCCGGATCCGTTCTGCACCTTGGAATCCGCCTGGTTGCAGCACATGGACGCCGACCACGCGGACGTCGTCGCGCAACTGGCCCGCCACCTGCCGCCGCGCCTCCAGCACGGCATCGTGCACCCGCTCGCCATCGACCGCTACGGCCTCACCCTGCGCATCGAAGGCCGCGACGGCGACCACGACTTCCGCCTCCCGTTCAACGCCCCCGCCGACGACATCGAATCCCTCAGCCGCGCAGTGCGCCTGCTGGCCGGATGTCCCTTCCTCAACGGCCTGCGCCGCATCTGA
- the pheA gene encoding prephenate dehydratase, translating into MPRIAYFGPSGTFTEMALAELESSGAFEGAVERVAAPSQGAALELIRSGDVEGAVVPIESSVEGSISATLDSLAIGPRLQIVAETELEVTFTILGRPGTSLADVRSLAAYPVAAAQVREWVSRELPHAQPYTSASNAAAAEDVVAGKADAAVSTALAGARLGLAALASGVADHEQAITRFVLVTRPRVAPSATGADRTSIVLELPNEPGSLMRAFAEFATRGIDLTRIESRPTRTGMGTYRFYLDCVGHIDDTAVAEALKALHRTARIRFLGSWPATSATGTPPPSDEAAVEWLTQLRKGVADL; encoded by the coding sequence GTGCCGCGAATCGCGTACTTCGGGCCTTCCGGAACCTTCACCGAGATGGCCCTTGCCGAACTCGAATCCTCGGGGGCCTTCGAAGGGGCCGTCGAGCGCGTTGCCGCGCCCAGTCAAGGGGCCGCGCTCGAATTGATCCGGTCCGGGGACGTCGAGGGGGCGGTGGTGCCGATCGAGAGTTCGGTCGAGGGCTCGATCTCCGCGACCCTCGATTCCCTTGCCATCGGCCCGCGGCTGCAGATCGTGGCGGAAACCGAGCTGGAGGTGACCTTCACGATTCTGGGTCGCCCTGGCACCAGCCTGGCCGATGTGCGCTCGCTGGCCGCGTACCCGGTGGCCGCCGCCCAGGTGCGGGAATGGGTGTCGCGGGAGCTGCCGCACGCACAGCCCTACACCTCGGCGTCGAATGCCGCCGCGGCCGAGGATGTGGTGGCGGGCAAGGCCGATGCCGCGGTCTCCACCGCGTTGGCCGGTGCGCGGCTCGGGCTGGCGGCGTTAGCGTCCGGTGTGGCCGACCACGAGCAGGCGATCACCCGTTTCGTGCTGGTCACCCGACCGCGCGTGGCGCCATCGGCGACCGGTGCGGATCGCACCTCGATCGTGCTGGAGCTGCCGAACGAGCCCGGCTCCCTGATGCGCGCGTTCGCCGAGTTCGCTACCCGCGGCATCGATTTGACCAGGATCGAATCCCGGCCCACCCGTACGGGCATGGGCACCTATCGCTTTTATCTCGACTGCGTGGGGCACATCGACGACACAGCGGTCGCCGAGGCGCTCAAGGCATTGCATCGCACCGCACGGATCCGCTTCCTCGGCTCGTGGCCCGCGACCTCGGCGACCGGCACGCCGCCGCCATCGGACGAAGCCGCCGTGGAGTGGCTGACCCAGCTTCGAAAGGGGGTAGCGGACCTGTGA
- a CDS encoding histidine phosphatase family protein, with translation MTEGKIGPGKLVLVRHGETEGNVAKLLDTQVPGLPLTERGAAQAKTFGETLLNPPRVLFCSAALRARQTASYIEAATGVPATVLDNLHEVQVGDLEGQHSEEAHGYFQRVYRAWHNGDLDQRIPGGESGQDVLDRFLPVIEELRDTYLAPESSTGDVLLVNHGAAMRLVSRFLADVLPPFTTNNHLDNTETIELVPLPDGTWDCTRWGRFTPPFGYDVAPTSDDPMG, from the coding sequence GTGACCGAGGGAAAAATCGGCCCGGGCAAGTTGGTTCTCGTCCGGCACGGGGAGACCGAAGGCAACGTCGCGAAACTCCTCGACACCCAGGTTCCTGGCTTGCCGCTCACCGAACGTGGTGCGGCACAGGCGAAGACGTTCGGCGAAACGCTGCTCAACCCGCCGCGGGTCCTGTTCTGCTCCGCCGCGCTGCGGGCCCGGCAGACCGCCTCCTACATCGAGGCCGCAACCGGCGTGCCCGCCACCGTGCTCGACAACCTGCACGAGGTGCAGGTCGGCGACCTGGAAGGGCAGCACAGCGAAGAGGCACACGGCTACTTCCAGCGGGTCTACCGGGCCTGGCACAACGGCGACCTGGACCAGCGGATCCCCGGCGGCGAATCCGGCCAAGACGTGCTCGACCGTTTCCTACCCGTCATCGAAGAACTCCGCGACACCTACCTCGCTCCCGAGTCGAGCACCGGCGACGTCCTACTGGTCAACCACGGCGCCGCCATGCGCCTCGTCTCCCGCTTCCTCGCCGACGTGCTCCCGCCCTTCACCACCAACAACCACCTGGACAACACCGAAACCATCGAACTGGTCCCCCTCCCCGACGGCACCTGGGACTGCACCCGCTGGGGCCGCTTCACCCCACCCTTCGGCTACGACGTAGCCCCCACCTCCGACGACCCCATGGGCTAG
- a CDS encoding ESX secretion-associated protein EspG, with amino-acid sequence MTVLGAGRGPSMLASVVLSLDEMQFLLEKLEIDEVPVVLDARGQYDNVTDHDAAMAVAAQSLTDRELLIGDMVHQELEDRLRALYRPHWVVALRLFVEGHASRMCLAKGDDLVTVALRGPQSYVIDEAEDDLPGPLIAALGPAEPLDLTGMNAPTEQLVPIFDDTGDAAATATRLAKVGTPPRDAQTLASAMVQIHSHAEIVGVVYGDGTRDVTDNHIAVFNTRAGRFIATASKSDDGVKWTSLSTGTTARLRTALQDLISGLPEREEFPRKPEQV; translated from the coding sequence GTGACGGTGCTGGGTGCGGGCCGCGGCCCGTCGATGCTCGCGTCGGTTGTGCTGTCGCTCGACGAGATGCAGTTTCTCCTGGAGAAGCTGGAGATCGACGAGGTGCCCGTCGTGCTGGACGCACGCGGGCAATATGACAACGTGACCGATCACGATGCGGCGATGGCCGTGGCCGCTCAGTCACTCACCGATCGGGAACTCCTGATCGGTGACATGGTCCACCAGGAACTCGAAGACCGCCTGCGCGCGCTGTACCGACCACACTGGGTGGTCGCACTACGGCTGTTCGTAGAAGGTCACGCGAGCCGCATGTGTCTCGCGAAGGGCGACGATCTTGTCACCGTCGCTCTGCGCGGGCCGCAGTCCTACGTGATCGACGAGGCCGAGGACGACCTGCCCGGCCCGTTGATCGCGGCACTCGGCCCAGCCGAGCCACTCGATCTGACCGGCATGAACGCGCCGACCGAGCAACTGGTCCCGATCTTCGACGACACCGGCGACGCGGCCGCGACCGCCACCCGGCTGGCCAAGGTCGGCACCCCGCCGCGCGACGCGCAAACCCTTGCCTCGGCCATGGTGCAGATCCACTCGCACGCCGAGATAGTCGGCGTGGTGTACGGCGACGGCACCCGCGACGTCACCGACAACCACATCGCCGTGTTCAACACGCGTGCGGGACGCTTCATCGCCACCGCGAGCAAGTCCGACGACGGCGTGAAGTGGACGTCACTCAGCACCGGAACGACGGCACGGTTGCGAACGGCGTTGCAGGATCTGATCAGTGGGTTGCCGGAGCGGGAAGAGTTTCCGCGCAAGCCTGAACAGGTTTAG